Genomic segment of Vibrio celticus:
ACTCACACTGATTTTGCCTTTATTCAATCGTTTGGTTAATGCATCGGCATTGTCTTTTGCACCAATAAATACCAAAACTTGCGGCCATGTGTGCTGATTGAGTAGTGCGATGAGCGCCTGAGCTTTACTGCCTTTGTTCACTAAATACAGGGTTTCTTCAATAGCCGCGACCACGCTGTTTTCTTGGTGTGTCGTGACTTTAACTGGATTTGAAAGAAGCTCTTCAGCCTGACCTACTAATTCGGGCGGAAGTGTCGCAGAGAACAACAGTGACTGACGTTTGCTCGGTAGTGCTGCAGTAATCGCTTGAATATCTGGCCAAAAGCCCATGTCGATCAGGCGGTCGGCTTCATCAAGAACCAATGATGAACACTGAGCTACATCCAGTTCACCACATTTGATTAAAGCAAGTAGGCGGCCTGGTGTGGCGATGGCTAATTGTGGTTTAGTCGATAATTGTTGCTGTTGATCATCATTATTCACGCCGCCCGTTAGCGTTACCAATTTGATATTGAGCGTTGTCGCGATCGGTTCTAAAGATTTGGTCACTTGAGATGCAAGTTCACGGGTTGGAACAATGATCAGTGCTTGCAGTTCATTTACATCTTGGTTGATGTTATTCAGTAAAGGTAAGCCGAACGCCAATGTTTTACCGCTGCCCGTTTGAGCCAATGCAAGTACGTCTTTCCCCGCAATAATGGTAGGAATTACCGCTTGCTGTATCTCTGTCGGCTTATTGAATTGAGATGGGAGCGCGGAGACGGTTTTTGCGTTAAGGGTTAGGCTAGCAAATGACATAAATGAACCAAGTATCAAAAGGGAGGTGGAGTCTAACAGGGCTACAAATGTTAGAGAATCAGTTTTGTATGTTAGACGATAAACACATTCATTATACGCGCGAATTATGTCTGTTAGCCATACGCGATAATTAAGCGTTTATCATATTGTAATGGCACTGAATGGACGTACAATGTCCGCCCTAAAAATGTTCATGAAATGAGAACGAAATGAGTTGGGACAGTATCTGGCTGTTTATTGTTATCGTGTTTTTTATTGCCATTATCCCGGGCCCAAATGCGCTGTTGGTATTAAGCACAGCCTTAACTCAAAGGAAGCTGTTCGCATTTGTGAACGTGTTGGGCGTGTCATGTGGTTTCTTTTTTCACGCCTTTATCTCGGCCAACGGCATAAGCTTATTACTGTCGAACACTCCCATGGCCTTTGAAGGGCTTAAGTGGGCTGGGGTTTTGTATCTTGTCTGGTTTGGGTATAACCATTTTCGTGCGGCGCTGCGCGCTCAAGAGGGTGTGCTCTCTGTGGTCAGTGCATCGGGAAGTAAGCTTTATAATCAATTTTTCAAAGGGCTTCTCACGAATCTACTGAATCCTAAAATTGTCCTGTTTTATCTTTCTATATTCCCTCAATTTGTTTCAACAGATGCGATTGTGACAGACAGTTTGATGCTCGGTGCAATTCAAGCGTCAGTGGTGTCGATGTGGTTCTTAGTAGTGATCTTAATGGCGGATACCTTTAAGCGTTTGTTGGTTCAAAAGCGCACCTCGCAAATGATGAACATTGTGTGTGGGATTCTATTCGTGGGCTTCAGCATTCAGTTGGCATTGTTTCAGCTTTAGGGTGCGACGCGAAGAATTGAGTTTTTAGCTATTGGCTCAGTTCATTTCCGGCTTAGTTCTCGTTTCCATCTTAATTTTCATTTCCGACTTAGTTCTCATTTTTTACTGAATGCTAAGCAATCCGTGTTTCTCTGTATAAATCTCTAAAGCATTAGCTCGGAAAGTCGATATAATCATTAGCTATCAATTTGGTGAATGTGTTTGTTTTAAACCAATTGAAGCTAAAGTCTATTGCTTGACCGAATAACAGAGACAGGGAGTCACTAATGCGTGAAGATTCATTCACCCAGAAACGCAAATATTACCGCTTAAAGTACCCTCAAAAGGCACGTCCGGTGATGCGAATTAAGGATGAGCTTTTTCATGTCAGCGAAGTTTCTGAAAAGGGTGTACGCCTGATGATGCGTAACATCATTCCGGTTTATCGTGGTTTTTCAATGGCTGGCACCTTGAGGTTGCATGACAATAACAGTATCGATGTTAGTGGTGCTGTATTGAGACAAGAGGGCGATGAAGTGATCGTTCAGTTATCACAAGGCCCAAGCTTCAAAGATATGGTGTCTGAACAAAGGCATATTAGGCAAAGATACCCGGTATTTTTTGCAAGCTTAAGAGTGGCTTAAAAGCGACTGACATTAGATTCCTTAAGGCGCAAATCGCTCATTCTAAGCAGAGATTAAAAAGCCCAGCACTTTCACAAGTGCTGGGCTTTGTTCTATCTATCAAGCTAGATATATGGACAAATTAAAGAGCTTGGTGACTCTATAGCTCGTCTACTGTAGCCCAAACCGCGGCTAGCATGTCGTGACCAAACGCGACACTTCGCTCTGGAGACCAGCCGTACAGCTCGTCAGCGTGGCTGATGTGATCTTTAAATGGCATCTCGACTGTGTAAGCCAAACACTTGAACTGCTCACCAATCCAGTTTGTGCCAACTGTCATGTTTGCTTTGCCTGGTTCGTCTTTATCGTAACCAAATTCATCTTGGAACTCTGGCGTGATAGTGAGCAGTGCTTGCTTGAAGTGGTTCTCTAGCTTCGCGATGCGCTCGTTGTAAGAAGGTGTGCCTTCGCTACCTGCTACAAAGTTATATGGAATCGCTTCGTCGCCGTGAATGTCTAGACACAGGTCAACGCCCGTTTCTAGCATACGCTCGCGAACAAGGAATACCTCTGGGCTGCGTTCCATAGAAGGTGATTGCCATTCGCGGTTCAGGTTAACGCCAATCGCGTTAGTACGCAGGTGGCCGCGGATGCTGCCATCTGGGTTCATGTTTGGTACAACGCGGAACACAACGCTGTCTAGCAGAGAGCGACCGACTGTATCTGTTTCATCAAGTAGGCGTTGTAGCAGACCTTCGATCAGCCATTCAGCCATCGTCTCGCCTGGGTGTTGGCGACCAATAACCCAAATGTTTTTCTTCTCTTCACTTGGCTCACCAATCGTTAGCAAAGTGATGTCGTTGTTGTCTAGTGTGTGACCTAGAGTTTCGAGCTTACAAGCTGGGTGCGTTTGAGCACTGTGCAGAAGATCTTGGTGACGATCGTATGAGTAAGGTGCGAAGTACGCGAAGTACATTGAATCGTGTTCAGGGATGATATCGAAGCTTAATGTATCGCCATCAAACTGAGATGGGATACGGAACCACTCTTCACGGTCATACGATGCAACCACATCGTAATCTTTCCAGCCTTCAGGGTAGGCAGATGTTGTCAATTGACCGATTTCAAAGTGGTGAGCTTGTTGAGCTTCACTTTCTAAGCGGAAGTGAAACCACTGAGAGATTTCAGTCTGGTAGTCTGCTGGGATCGTCAGTTGAATGTTTTGTGGTGAATCTGCAGAAACGACGTGAATGTTGCCGCTTTCGAAATTGCTGAAAATTTTCATTGTAGTTTTTATCTCGTAGTTGAGT
This window contains:
- a CDS encoding M14 family metallopeptidase, whose amino-acid sequence is MKIFSNFESGNIHVVSADSPQNIQLTIPADYQTEISQWFHFRLESEAQQAHHFEIGQLTTSAYPEGWKDYDVVASYDREEWFRIPSQFDGDTLSFDIIPEHDSMYFAYFAPYSYDRHQDLLHSAQTHPACKLETLGHTLDNNDITLLTIGEPSEEKKNIWVIGRQHPGETMAEWLIEGLLQRLLDETDTVGRSLLDSVVFRVVPNMNPDGSIRGHLRTNAIGVNLNREWQSPSMERSPEVFLVRERMLETGVDLCLDIHGDEAIPYNFVAGSEGTPSYNERIAKLENHFKQALLTITPEFQDEFGYDKDEPGKANMTVGTNWIGEQFKCLAYTVEMPFKDHISHADELYGWSPERSVAFGHDMLAAVWATVDEL
- a CDS encoding DEAD/DEAH box helicase codes for the protein MSFASLTLNAKTVSALPSQFNKPTEIQQAVIPTIIAGKDVLALAQTGSGKTLAFGLPLLNNINQDVNELQALIIVPTRELASQVTKSLEPIATTLNIKLVTLTGGVNNDDQQQQLSTKPQLAIATPGRLLALIKCGELDVAQCSSLVLDEADRLIDMGFWPDIQAITAALPSKRQSLLFSATLPPELVGQAEELLSNPVKVTTHQENSVVAAIEETLYLVNKGSKAQALIALLNQHTWPQVLVFIGAKDNADALTKRLNKGKISVSALHGNKSQEEREQTLESFKNGETRVLIATDVMARGIHIDQLPVVINFELPSHAATYVHRVGRTARAGSTGCAISLVSHSETDYLNAIRTLTNKPLVLQPLEGFPVTDKPASETTARKRPPKDKMANRRTAKKKSIKQFKGKPSSSK
- a CDS encoding LysE family translocator; its protein translation is MSWDSIWLFIVIVFFIAIIPGPNALLVLSTALTQRKLFAFVNVLGVSCGFFFHAFISANGISLLLSNTPMAFEGLKWAGVLYLVWFGYNHFRAALRAQEGVLSVVSASGSKLYNQFFKGLLTNLLNPKIVLFYLSIFPQFVSTDAIVTDSLMLGAIQASVVSMWFLVVILMADTFKRLLVQKRTSQMMNIVCGILFVGFSIQLALFQL